The Mycobacterium paragordonae genome includes a region encoding these proteins:
- a CDS encoding DUF4352 domain-containing protein, with protein MRCDTGLVWMMVALTTAGCLGARHASAPSLGDEVRIGDLVFTVTSINLGVPQTGHRTAQGVFVVVNLMVENKGDRQRSVYCQDQTLRDRAGRSYGNAANLDSPSDLARVGSGTKVLVKCAFDVPTGTLPTAIELRDSQYSKGVKVTLLGVG; from the coding sequence GTGCGCTGCGACACCGGGCTGGTGTGGATGATGGTCGCCCTGACGACCGCGGGGTGCCTCGGCGCGCGGCACGCCTCCGCGCCGTCACTGGGCGACGAGGTCCGGATCGGAGACCTGGTCTTCACCGTGACGTCGATCAACCTCGGGGTGCCGCAGACCGGTCACCGGACCGCGCAAGGGGTCTTTGTGGTCGTCAACCTCATGGTCGAGAACAAAGGGGACCGGCAGCGGTCGGTGTATTGCCAGGACCAGACGCTCAGGGATCGGGCGGGCAGGTCGTACGGGAACGCGGCGAACCTCGACTCGCCCTCGGATCTCGCCAGAGTCGGCTCAGGCACAAAGGTTCTCGTCAAGTGCGCGTTCGACGTGCCGACCGGAACCCTGCCCACCGCCATCGAACTGCGGGACTCGCAGTACTCGAAGGGTGTGAAGGTGACGCTACTGGGCGTGGGCTGA
- a CDS encoding alpha/beta fold hydrolase has protein sequence MTTFGLVHGGWLGAWTWDDVAASLRGAGHEAVAVDLPTEDGSATFETYADAVSRALEGYDDDVVIVGHSMGGHSIPLVAARRAVRHLVYLCALLPDVGRSLADQVATETDMLNPVWLSGLSEPDDQLRTRWVDRDIARRLICHDCDDATADGVLDRLRPQAALPNVAPFSLAEFPDVECTYVVCTEDQFVQPDWSRRVARERLGAQIVELPGGHSPLLSRPSAVVDVLLSL, from the coding sequence ATGACGACTTTCGGGCTGGTGCACGGCGGATGGTTGGGGGCGTGGACGTGGGATGACGTGGCGGCCTCGCTGCGGGGAGCCGGTCACGAGGCAGTCGCGGTCGATCTGCCGACCGAAGACGGGTCGGCGACCTTTGAGACCTACGCAGACGCGGTAAGCCGAGCCCTGGAGGGCTACGACGACGATGTCGTGATTGTCGGGCACTCGATGGGGGGTCACAGCATTCCGTTAGTAGCGGCGCGGCGGGCGGTGCGGCATCTGGTGTACCTGTGCGCGTTGCTTCCGGACGTCGGTCGCAGCCTGGCGGATCAGGTGGCCACCGAGACCGACATGCTGAATCCGGTCTGGCTGAGCGGTCTCAGCGAACCGGATGATCAGCTGCGGACGAGATGGGTCGACCGGGACATAGCCCGACGCCTGATCTGCCACGATTGCGACGACGCCACAGCGGACGGCGTACTCGACCGGCTCCGGCCGCAAGCAGCGCTGCCCAATGTGGCGCCGTTCTCGCTGGCCGAATTTCCGGACGTGGAGTGCACGTACGTGGTGTGCACCGAGGACCAGTTCGTCCAGCCGGACTGGTCGCGGCGGGTCGCCCGCGAACGGCTCGGCGCCCAGATCGTCGAACTGCCGGGCGGGCATTCGCCGCTGCTCTCGCGGCCGTCGGCGGTGGTGGACGTGCTGCTGAGTCTTTAG
- a CDS encoding RNA polymerase sigma factor: MAPTKASAATDEPVKRTAVKSPAKRTAAKAATGAAPAKRAAKAAGPAADSAPGAAPRKTRAKAAAKAPAAKAKDADGATAEDVTLDAAEELDTDLDVEPGDDIEIDAGDLSLEDLDEDVAPDAEDGELEAADAEEGETVTAAVVTAAPVEEDEDIAEPTEKDKASGDFVWDEDESEALRQARKDAELTASADSVRAYLKQIGKVALLNAEEEVELAKRIEAGLYATQLMVELTDRGEKLPAAQRRDMMWICRDGDRAKNHLLEANLRLVVSLAKRYTGRGMAFLDLIQEGNLGLIRAVEKFDYTKGYKFSTYATWWIRQAITRAMADQARTIRIPVHMVEVINKLGRIQRELLQDLGREPTPEELAKEMDITPEKVLEIQQYAREPISLDQTIGDEGDSQLGDFIEDSEAVVAVDAVSFTLLQDQLQSVLDTLSEREAGVVRLRFGLTDGQPRTLDEIGQVYGVTRERIRQIESKTMSKLRHPSRSQVLRDYLD, from the coding sequence GTGGCACCGACCAAGGCAAGTGCGGCAACCGATGAGCCGGTTAAGCGCACCGCCGTAAAGTCTCCCGCCAAGCGGACGGCGGCCAAGGCCGCCACTGGCGCCGCTCCGGCGAAACGGGCCGCGAAGGCCGCCGGACCCGCGGCTGACAGCGCGCCCGGCGCTGCTCCGAGGAAGACCCGCGCCAAGGCCGCCGCGAAGGCACCTGCCGCCAAGGCCAAGGACGCCGACGGCGCAACGGCCGAAGACGTCACGCTCGACGCCGCCGAGGAACTCGACACCGACCTCGACGTGGAGCCCGGCGACGATATCGAAATCGACGCCGGCGACCTGAGCCTCGAGGACTTGGACGAAGACGTAGCGCCCGACGCCGAGGATGGCGAACTCGAGGCAGCTGACGCCGAGGAGGGCGAGACCGTGACGGCCGCCGTGGTCACCGCTGCTCCCGTCGAAGAAGACGAGGACATCGCCGAGCCCACCGAAAAGGACAAGGCCTCCGGCGATTTCGTCTGGGACGAGGACGAGTCCGAGGCGTTGCGTCAGGCGCGCAAGGACGCTGAGCTCACCGCCTCCGCCGACTCGGTGCGCGCGTACCTCAAGCAGATCGGCAAGGTGGCGCTGCTCAACGCCGAGGAAGAGGTCGAGCTCGCCAAGCGCATCGAAGCCGGCCTGTACGCCACTCAGCTGATGGTCGAGCTGACGGATCGCGGCGAGAAGCTGCCCGCCGCTCAGCGCCGCGACATGATGTGGATCTGCCGCGACGGCGACCGGGCGAAAAACCATTTGCTGGAAGCCAACTTGCGTCTGGTGGTGTCACTGGCCAAGCGCTACACCGGTCGCGGCATGGCGTTCCTGGACCTCATCCAGGAGGGCAACCTCGGTCTGATCCGCGCGGTCGAGAAGTTCGACTACACCAAGGGCTACAAGTTCTCCACCTACGCCACGTGGTGGATCCGCCAGGCCATCACCCGCGCCATGGCAGACCAGGCCCGCACCATCCGCATCCCGGTGCACATGGTCGAGGTCATCAACAAGCTGGGCCGCATCCAGCGCGAGCTGCTGCAGGACCTGGGCCGCGAGCCCACTCCTGAGGAACTCGCCAAGGAAATGGACATCACGCCGGAGAAGGTGCTGGAGATCCAGCAGTACGCCCGGGAGCCCATCTCGCTGGACCAGACCATCGGCGACGAGGGTGACAGCCAACTCGGCGACTTCATCGAAGACAGCGAAGCCGTCGTCGCGGTGGACGCGGTGTCCTTCACGCTGCTGCAGGACCAGTTGCAGTCGGTGCTGGACACGCTGTCCGAGCGTGAAGCCGGCGTCGTCCGGCTGCGCTTCGGGCTCACCGACGGCCAGCCGCGCACCCTGGACGAGATCGGCCAGGTGTACGGGGTGACCCGGGAGCGGATTCGTCAGATCGAGTCCAAGACCATGTCCAAGCTGCGCCACCCCAGCCGCTCGCAGGTCTTGCGCGACTACCTGGACTAA